In Vicinamibacterales bacterium, the sequence CTGCTCTCGACCGAGCAGATGAACGCGATCATCAACGAAGCGTCCGGCGAGCGCGCGATGCATCACGTGCTGCAGCTCGTGCCCTACCAGTTCGTGCGGCCGCCGTCGGAGTATCAGGGCCACTTCCGCGAGGCGGAGGTGATGGCGAAGCTGGCGAAGGAGTACGGCTTCTCGAACGTCACCATCGAGGACTACCCGACGGGGCAGACCTGGCAGCCGACGGTGGGCGAGCTGTGGACGACGACACCGCGCGCCGAGAAGATTTACGACCTCAACGACATTCCGGAGGCGGTCGCCTCGACCAACGGCAACGCCGACATCACGGGCGAGCTGGTCAGCGTCGGCCAGGGGGCCGCGCAGGACTTCGAAGGCAAGGACGTGAAGGGGAAGTTCGTCCTGTCGCTGGCGCCGGGCGGCCTCGGCGGCGTCTACCAGCGCGCCGTCGCGGCGGGTGCGCTCGGCGCACTTGGCATCAGCGCCATCGGCGCCGGCGACCGCGCCGTCGACTATCCCGACGAAATCGTCTCGATGACAGTGACGGCGCAGCCGGGGACCGCGGCGTGGGCGCTGGCGCCGAAGAAGGCACGCGCGCTCGAGACGTTGCTGAACCGCGGCCAGAAAGTGACGATCCGCTCGATCATCAAGAGCGAGCAGGTCCCCAACAAGCAGGAGATCGTCCACGCCGAGATCCCCGGCGACGGCAGCACGACGCAGGAAGTCGCGATCGGCGGTCACCTCTTCGAGGGCTACATCAAGCAGGGAGCCAACGACGACAACTCCGGCTGCGCACTGACGCTCGAGGTCGGCCGCACCTACTTGAAGTTGATCAACGAGGGAAAGCTCCCGAAGCCGAAGCGGACGATCAACTTCCAGTGGGTGCAGGAGATCAGCGGCACGCGGCAGTGGCTCGACGCCCACCCCGACAAGGCCAAGCGGATCATCGGTGACCTCAACTTCGACATGGAGGCGCTGCGCCTGACGCTCAGCCGCAGCTACTGGATCATGCAGCGCACGCCAGACACGTTCCCGTCCTATATCAACGACGTCGGGCAGAGCATGATGGAGTACATCTCAGAGCTGACGCGCGAGCGCGTCCGCTACCGCGCCAACGGCTACCAGCCCGTCTTCAACATCACCTCGCCCAACGGCAGCGACGACGCCTTCTACATCAAGATCGATCAGCACTACGGCTCGAGCGATCACGTGACCTACATGCAGTACGGGATCCCGGCAGTGATGTTCATCACCTGGCCGGACATGTGGTACCACTCGTCACAGGACACGCCCGACAAGCAGGATCCGACGCAGTACAAACGCGCCGCGATCGTCGCGACCGGCGCGCTCGCCGTGGTTGCGACCGGCGGCGACGAGCTGGCGGCGCGCGTGACGAGCGAGAACCTGGCGCGCGGCAGCGAGCGGATGGGTGGCAACCAGCGCAAGGCGACCGGCTACCTCGCCGACGCGAAGACGGCCGCCGAGCTGCACGCGGCATGGAAGGACGCGCGCGTTGCGATCCGTCATCAGGCCGACGTCGAAAAGACCGTCGTGCGATCGTCGTCCGTGCTGTACGACGATCCGGCCGGTGCGCCGAGGCGGCTGGCTGCGCTCGAGGCAGCGATCGATCGCAAGACGGCGGCGATGCTCGAAGAAGCGAAGGCGGTTTACGCTTTGCAGGCCGAGCGTTTGAAGACGCAGCCGATCGTCGAGCCGCCGCAGACGCCCGAAGAGAAGGAAGCAGCGGGCCTCATCGTCACGTGCGGCAACGGCGAGGGGACCTACTCCGGCTGTCCAACGGCCGGCCGCGGCGCCGCCGGCGGCGGCGGAGGCGGACGCGGCGGCGGTCGCGGCGCCGGTCCGGCAGGGCCGTCGCTGCCGCAGCACATGAACGCCGAGCTCACGATCCTGCTCGGCAAGAGACTCAGCGCGCTCGAGATTCGCGACTTCCTGTCGGGCGAATTCGAACCCGTGCCGCTGACGGACGTGATGGCGGTCCTGCGCACGCGTGAAGCCGGCGGGACGATCAAGCTCGTACCCAAAACCGCGTCAAAATAGAGAACGTGAGTCCCGTTCGGATCGCTCGGCGCATCACCGCACGGCTGTGCGGTGTGGAGCGTCACGAGATCACGTGGCTGCTCGTCGGGCTGGTCGCCTGCGTGCTGCTGCTCCTGTTCCTCCTGCTGGCCGGCGAGGTCATGGCGGGCCACACGCAGGCCATGGACACGCGCATCCTCCGCGCGCTGCGCAGCCCGGACGATCCGGCGCGGCCGATTGGGCCCATGTGGCTACCCGGCATGCTGGAGGATCTCACCGCGCTCGGCGGACCGACCGTCACGTGGCTGGTGATCCTCGGGGTGACCGGTTACCTGCTGTTCGAACGGCGGGCGCGCGCCGCGATGTTCGTCCTGGTGGCGTGCGGATCGGGCGACCTGCTGACCCGCATCATCAAGGGCGTCTTCTCCCGGCCGCGGCCGACCATCGTGCCGCACCTGCGCGACGCCTTCTCGACGAGCTTTCCGAGCGGGCACTCGATGGAGTCGGCAATCGTGTATGTCACGCTCGCGGCAGCGCTCATCCGCGTAGTACGGCGGCCGGCGACCAGGGCCTACTGCCTTGGTCTGGCGATCCTCATCACGGGGCTCGTCGGCGTCAGCCGCGTATTCCTTGGCGTGCATTACCCCACCGATGTCGCCGGCGGCTGGATCTTCGGGCTGTTCTGGGCCTCGCTGTGCTGGCTGGCGGCAGAGTGGTACGACAGGCGACGAGCGCCGATTGCGTGACTGATCCGCGCACATCGTGTGCGCAGCGTGCGGTAGGCGCACACGTGTTCGTTCCGGATCGGTTCGACGTTGAGGGAGAGAGCGCACCCCGAGTCGGGCGGCAGTCTGGCTATTCCGCGGTCGAACGAATTCAGGGAGACGCAATGAGCGAGTTACAAGGGGACCGTCCGCTGTTACCCTATGCGATGGGGGCCGGGAGAGCCGAAGTGTCAGAAGCGCGACTGGAGACGATTCTGCTCGTCGAAGACGAACCCGCGGTGCGCCAGTTGTTCTCACAGGCGCTCACTCGTGCCGGCTATGCCGTGTACGAGGCGCGCAACGGGCAGGACGCGATGAAGCTGTTCGATGCGCACGGCGACCACATCGACATGCTCATCACCGATATGCGCATGCCGTACATGGGTGGCGCCGAGCTCGCCCATCACCTGCGCGGCCGCCGCCGGACCCTGAAGCTGGTCTGCATATCCGGGTATCCGGGGAGCCTCGACGCCGATCTCGCCGGCGATTTTCTCGCCAAGCCGTTCTCACGCGACGACCTGCTCAGGAAGGTCCGCGAAGTGCTCGACCGGTAGTCGTCTCGCGTCAGGCAGGCGGGATAAGATGTCCCCCGCGGCATGACGGCACGTTCCCGTACGTCCGGGCTCCTTCTCGCGGCGCTCGCCGCGATCGCGCTCCCGATTGCGGTCGGCGGACAGGGGAAATCCGCCTTCGGCCTCGCCGTGCTGCGGCGCGACGGCGTCATGATTCCGTTCGCCGCTTGGAACGGCCGCGCTTGGAGCACCGACTGGCCGGGTCCAGGAGCGAGCGTCGACCTGCCCATTTCGATCGCCGACGTACCCAAGCGCTGGTGGGGCGCGCCGGGCCCCGCCGTTCACTGGACGGCGTGGCTGGAAGACCGCCCGCAGCCGCTCGCCCTCGAGCGGCCGCAGCAGGTGCCGGTGTTCTGCGGTACGCACCTTGGCGTGAAAACCGACTACCGGTCGAGCGGCGCCGACCCTCGCGTTCCGACCGTCGCCAAGGACGGCCTGGCGATTGCCGGTGACGCAACGCTGCTGCCGATCGTCAACGTGTCGGTCCATACCGAAGACGCCAAACAGATCGTCGCGGCGATTACCGACGACTTCAACCGCGAGGAGAGCACCGCCGCCACGCATTTCGTCAACTGGCAGCATCCTTACGGCGATGTCGCCCGTCGCGAGTACCCGATCGAGCTCGAAGCGTTCTACCGGACGCACGAGAAGACGCCGGGCGGCGAGTGGGTCACCAACTACGTGGAGGCCGTGCGGCGTTTTCCGGCGCGGCCGGGAGACCAGGGCTGCGGGTTGATCACGTTCGTGCGCGGCTGGGTCCTGGTCCGCGACGGCGGCAAGCCGGTCATCGATCTGGGCGCGCGCATCACCTATTGCGACCGGGCCGACGTGTCGTTCATGCAGCCGTTCGGGGAGCTGATCATCGACCGCGAGCCGTACTGGGTATATCAGCTCAGCAGCTGGCGGGACGAAGTGTACAGCGTGTCGCGAGTCAGGCCCGATGCCGTGCGGCCGGTGATGGCGGTAGAGGGGGGCACCTGCCCGCGGACCGAGGCGAATCGCGGACGGGGGCGCGGCGGCGGTGAATAGATCGGTCGTTACCCTCCTGCTCTCGGCGGCCGGCCTGCTCCTGTTTCCACTCGCGCTCCGCGGCGCCGCGACACTGCATCCGGTTCCGAACCTGCAGCCGACCTATCTGCCCGCCATCGAAGGGCCGCGCGAGCGGGCGCCTTTCGACGACTCCCGCGTCGAGGCGCTTCGCCGCATGCAGCCCGACTTCGTCGTCATCGGCGACTCGATGGCGGGGTCGCGTATCGACCCGGCCGTCTTCACCGGGACGTCCCGACGGAGCGTTGCGCCGCTCCTCTACGCGGGCAGCGGTCCGGCGTGGTGGTACCTGGTGCTCAAGAACTGGGTGATTGCGAGCGGCATCCACCCCCAGGCCGTCTTCATCTTCTTCCGCGACACCAACCTGACCAACGTGCTGTTCCGCATCGACGCGACGTGGGCGCTCGACACCGCAGCCCACGCGCGGGAAGACGATCTCAACGCGGCGGTGGCGCGGCGGCGCGGCACTCCCTTCCACGAGCTGGGCGCCGCGGTCGACCGTCTCTACGCGACGACCGAGGTCCGCCGCTGGCTCGAGCCGGCGATCACCAGCTGGCCCGCGAGAGCGATGTTTCCGTATCGACGACCGCGCGAGGCGTTCCTGCAGTCGGTCAATGAGCGCTTCGGGCTCGAGCACCTGCGCCCCATGGACGCCGCCGACATGCAGGCGACCGAGGATCGCGAGGCCGACTTCGGCGGGTTCGTGGATCGGTCCGAGCTGCCGCTGATGCTTCGCGACGCGCAGCAGGCCGGGCTGCGTCTGATCTTCGTGCGGGTGCAGCGCCGCCCGGTCGGCGGCCGCGCGCCGTACCAGTCGCCGGCCCTGCAACGCTACATGCGCGCGCTCCACACCTACCTCGAACGGCAGGGAGCCGCTCTGATCGACGACACCGGCGATCCCGAGCAGACGCTCGACCTGTACGAGGACGGCGACCACCTCTCGCGCGAGGGGCGCCGGCGTTACACCGAGCGCTTCGCCGAGCGGGTCCGGCTGCGCTTTCCGTGATCTTCCACAGCCTCGACTTCGTCGTCTTTTTTGTCGTCGTGGTGGCGCTGTACTGGCGGCTGCCGGCCCGCGGGCAGAACGTGCTGCTGCTCATCGCGAGCTACGTCTTTTACGGCTACGTCCATCCCTGGTTCCTGAGCCTGATCGCCTCCTCGACGGTGGTCGACTATCTGTCGGCGCGGGGGATGGAGCGGTGGCCGTCGCGGCGGCGGCTGTTCATGGGCGTGAGCATCGTGTCGAACTTCGGGATGCTCGGGTTCTTCAAGTACTTCAACTTCTTCGCCGACAACCTGGCGGCCGTGATCGACGCACTTGGACTCCACGTCAGCGTCCCGGTGCTGCGCGTCGTCCTGCCGGTGGGCATCTCGTTCTACACCTTCCAGGCGATGAGCTATACGGTGGACGTCTTCCGCGGTGAGCTGCGCGCACGGCGCAGCCTGCTCGACGTCGCCGTGTTCATCTCGTTCTTCCCGCATCTGGTCGCCGGTCCGATCCAGCGCGCCTCGTACCTGCTCCCGCAGGTGGAAGGGGAGCGCCGCTTTTCGCCGGCCGCGGCGGCGAGCGGCTTCTACCTCATCGTGTGGGGCTTCTTCAAGAAGCTGGTCATCGCCGACAACGTCGGGGTCATCGCGAACAAGGTGTTTGCGCTGAATGACCCGTCGTTCGAGATTCTCTGGGCCGGGGTCTTCGCGTTTGCCATCCAGATCTACGCCGATTTTTCGGCCTATACCGACCTCGCGCGGGGGACGTCGCGGTGGCTCGGGTTCGAGCTCACCGAGAACTTCGACCATCCTTATCTGGCGCGCACGCCGGCCGATTTCTGGCGGCGCTGGAACATCTCGCTCTCCACCTGGTTCCGCGACTACGTCTATATCCCGCTCGGCGGATCCCGGGCCAGGGGAGCCGTCTGGATCCGTAACGTGATGGTGACGTTCCTGCTGTCGGGGCTGTGGCACGGCGCCAGCTGGAACTACGTGCTGTGGGGCGGGTATCACGGGCTGCTGCTCGTCGCGACACGCGCGCATCAGATTCTCCGCCCTCCGAACAGCGCAGCGCGGACTCGGTTCGGCAGCATCGGCCCCGTCTTCCAGTGGCTTGGGATGTTCGCGCTGACGCTCGTCGGCTGGCTGCTGTTCCGCGAGACGGAGTGGCCCGCCATCGTGCGCGATCTGCGTCTCGTGCCGTGGCACAGTGCGCCGAAGGATCGCCAGGTCGGCCTGTATCTGTTCCTGCTCGCCTTCGGCTACTCGATTCCGCTCTGGGCCCAGAGCGTCTGGGTCGAGCTGCACCGTGGACGGCACCCGCTCGACAGCGATCGGTGGAGCAGCGACGTCGTCCGCGCGCTTGCGTGCGGCGCGGCGTTCGCGGCGATTCTCGTGCTGCGTTCGCGGACGTCGCTCGACTTCATCTACTTTCAGTTCTGAGCCAGCCGAGCGGCGGCGAAGGGGGGCCGGTCACGCGAGGGGTGACCGGGACCAGCGGTACACGCGAAAGGCCCGGGATCGCTCCGATGACATCTCGGTGCGTCCGGGCCCATCGTGCGAACGGGTGTGTGCTACTTGCTCTTGGCCTTCGGCATGTCGATCTTCGAGACCGTGATGCTGTCGCCCTTCATCTCGCCGCTCAGCGCGACGTGATGGCCGCCGTGGTCCTTCAGCGAGGCAAAGTCCTGGTTCGCGATCTGGTAGGTCTTGCCACCTGACACGAACACGTACTTGCTGCCGCCTTCGACACACTTGCTCACGCAGTCGTGATCGCTGTCGTCCTGTGCTCCGTGCTCGGCCTTGTGGTGGGTGCCGTTGCACTTCGCATCGCTGATCGTCCCGTTCCAGGTCTTGTCAGCCGCCAGCGCGGGTGACGCTGCGAACATCACTGCCGCAGCCAACATCGCGAACTTCTTCATCAAGAGACCTCCTCGAAAAGTAAATAACAACGCGCGCGCTTAGTCTATTCCACTCCGCCCCGGCCGCGGGCCGATTTCGCGGCCGCCCGGCCCGACGGCCGGCCGCCTTGCTATCGCGATCCCCAAGCGGCTCTGTTACTTGAGGCTGGACGGCGGAAGGGCCGGACCCTCGCAGGTCCGGCCTCGATTACTGCTGCGGAGAGAGGAGCGAGCGCAGCGCTTCGACGTGCCGCTTGAGGTTGGCCGTCTGGTCGCTGGTCAGCGTGCCCGTCTTCGACGCGTCGAGGATGGCGGAAATCGCGTCGAGCTCCTTCTGGGCGTCGGCGCGGCTGGCGGCGTTGACGTTCGTCACACCGCTGGTCCCGGTCGGCGGCGTCTGCTCACCCGAAACAGACGAGGAAGCAGGCGCCGGGTTGGATGGATTCGGGCTGGCAGGGCTCGTTGGGTTCGTGTTCTCCGGGTTCGGCGAAGTCGAGGTGCTCGACGTCGCAGCGCTCGTCGCCATCGCCGCGCCCGCGGCGGCCGGGGCGGAACTGCTGGCGGCGTTCGAACCGCTCGCCACGCGATCGAACTCGCGCAATTGCGCTCGGAACTGTACGAGCTTGGCGCGGATCGCCGGATCGATCGGGGCATCTGCCGTCGCGGTCGTCCCGGTGGTTCCGGTCGGCGCCGGCGTGGCGCTGCCCGACGTGCCGACGCTCTCGTTGCCGTTGTCGGGACCGAGGATCGACGTCAGATCCGAATCGACCTTGGCGTAGGACGCGCGCCAGTCGAGCGGCGTGGTGATGAGCGCGTTGAAGTCGGTGATGACGGCCGACACCTGCGTCCGGGCGGTGCCCTGCAGGTGCGTCGCTTCCGGCATCGAGGTGATCTGACTAAGTGTGTCGCGTGCCGCGGTGAGCTGCGCCTTGGCCGCCGTCTGGTCGACCTGGCCCGATGCCGACTGCGGAGTCGAGGTCGGTGCCGCCGGCGGTTGGGTCGTCTGCGGCGAAGCCGGCTGCTGGGCCGTCGACGCCGGCGGCTGCTGCGCGGGTGGATTCTGCTCTGGCGTAGTCGTGGACTGGGCCGAACCGGCGACCGGCAGCGCGAGCAGCGCCGCGGCCGCGATGGCGGTGGACCATCGTGTTTTCTGCATCGGTGCACTCCTCCTGGAGATATTCATTTCGTCTCGCAGGAGACTTGAGCAAGCGTGGTACCGCGCAACCTCGAGCGCTGTTTTTCAGGTGTTTTGACGGCAGAGGTCGCGCGCCACCAGGAAGTTCTTACTCGAGCGTGTCGGGACTGCTCGGGTGCCAGCCGGCCGCAAGCAGCCGCGACTGTTCCCGCAGGTAGGCCGCGATGAGTTCGCGCGGCGATTCGAAGCGCGTCGTCGTCGGTCCGGCCATGCCGGCGACCTCGAACTCGAACTCGTCGTCGTTGTCGGCGGCGCGTCGAATCTCGCAGACGATCAACTCGCTGTCCCGTTGGAAGAACCAGATCACGTTGGCTGGCTCGAGCAAGCCGTGCGCCAGGGCGCCGCGCCAAAAACCGGCCTGATTCCATCGATCGACGCTGTGCGGCCGTCCGCGGCCGCGCACAGGTGTGCGTCTCGTGCCGCACGCAGCGCACACCGCCGCTACCCCGGGATCAGGTAGAAGGCGGCGGCGAGAATGACGTAAAGGCCGAGCAGCTGCAGCCCTTCCAGCCAGTTGCTCTCGCCATCCATCGCGACGAGCGTGACCGTGCCGACCGACAGGACGATCGCGGCGATCTCGAAGGGGTTGAACACCAGCGACATCGGCACGTGCATCATCTGGGAGACGATCACCAGCAGCGGCGCCACCATCAGGGCGATCTGGGCGCTGCTCCCGATCGAGATCTGGATGGCGAGGGTCATGTCGTTGCGGCGGGCAGCCGAGACCGCGCTGTAGTGCTCGGCGGCATTGCCGACGAGCGCGACGACGATGATGCCGGCGAAGAGTTCCGTCATCCCCAGCTGCGCGAGCGCCGGCTCGAGGCCGCGCACCAGGATTTCGGCCTCCACCGTCGTCAGCAGCGTCCCGAGCAGCAGGAGGATCACCGCCGATGCCGTACTCAGCCGCGAGGGGTGATGTCCGGCCGGACGGAGTGGATCCGTGTTGGTCCGGAACGCGAACACCAGACCGGCGACGTAGACGACCAGCAGCACCCACGCCGTCCAGACGCTCAGGCGCAGCAGCACCTCGGGACGGGCCTTGAGCGACCCGAACGCGAAGAAATCGACCGTCGCGGGCATGACGAGCGCGGCCACGGCGAGCGACAGCATGACTGTCGCGCTGCTCGAGGCGACGCGGTTGAACCGCTGCGTGCCGTGGGTGAGGCCGCCGACGAACGACGAGGCGCCGAACACGAGCAGCAGGTTGCCGATGATGCTGCCGGTGATCGAGGCTTTCACCACTTCGACGT encodes:
- the cax gene encoding calcium/proton exchanger, translated to MSIASQLGRSLTASWLNLLLVVAPISWWLAAGDGASLWLFVAAAVALIPAAGLIGEATEELANRCGATLGGLMNATFGNAAELIIAIVALRANHVEVVKASITGSIIGNLLLVFGASSFVGGLTHGTQRFNRVASSSATVMLSLAVAALVMPATVDFFAFGSLKARPEVLLRLSVWTAWVLLVVYVAGLVFAFRTNTDPLRPAGHHPSRLSTASAVILLLLGTLLTTVEAEILVRGLEPALAQLGMTELFAGIIVVALVGNAAEHYSAVSAARRNDMTLAIQISIGSSAQIALMVAPLLVIVSQMMHVPMSLVFNPFEIAAIVLSVGTVTLVAMDGESNWLEGLQLLGLYVILAAAFYLIPG
- a CDS encoding M28 family peptidase produces the protein MRKKLVVVAMAIAAVTAFAQEKEDRTLLSTEQMNAIINEASGERAMHHVLQLVPYQFVRPPSEYQGHFREAEVMAKLAKEYGFSNVTIEDYPTGQTWQPTVGELWTTTPRAEKIYDLNDIPEAVASTNGNADITGELVSVGQGAAQDFEGKDVKGKFVLSLAPGGLGGVYQRAVAAGALGALGISAIGAGDRAVDYPDEIVSMTVTAQPGTAAWALAPKKARALETLLNRGQKVTIRSIIKSEQVPNKQEIVHAEIPGDGSTTQEVAIGGHLFEGYIKQGANDDNSGCALTLEVGRTYLKLINEGKLPKPKRTINFQWVQEISGTRQWLDAHPDKAKRIIGDLNFDMEALRLTLSRSYWIMQRTPDTFPSYINDVGQSMMEYISELTRERVRYRANGYQPVFNITSPNGSDDAFYIKIDQHYGSSDHVTYMQYGIPAVMFITWPDMWYHSSQDTPDKQDPTQYKRAAIVATGALAVVATGGDELAARVTSENLARGSERMGGNQRKATGYLADAKTAAELHAAWKDARVAIRHQADVEKTVVRSSSVLYDDPAGAPRRLAALEAAIDRKTAAMLEEAKAVYALQAERLKTQPIVEPPQTPEEKEAAGLIVTCGNGEGTYSGCPTAGRGAAGGGGGGRGGGRGAGPAGPSLPQHMNAELTILLGKRLSALEIRDFLSGEFEPVPLTDVMAVLRTREAGGTIKLVPKTASK
- a CDS encoding response regulator produces the protein MSELQGDRPLLPYAMGAGRAEVSEARLETILLVEDEPAVRQLFSQALTRAGYAVYEARNGQDAMKLFDAHGDHIDMLITDMRMPYMGGAELAHHLRGRRRTLKLVCISGYPGSLDADLAGDFLAKPFSRDDLLRKVREVLDR
- a CDS encoding phosphatase PAP2 family protein; translated protein: MSPVRIARRITARLCGVERHEITWLLVGLVACVLLLLFLLLAGEVMAGHTQAMDTRILRALRSPDDPARPIGPMWLPGMLEDLTALGGPTVTWLVILGVTGYLLFERRARAAMFVLVACGSGDLLTRIIKGVFSRPRPTIVPHLRDAFSTSFPSGHSMESAIVYVTLAAALIRVVRRPATRAYCLGLAILITGLVGVSRVFLGVHYPTDVAGGWIFGLFWASLCWLAAEWYDRRRAPIA
- a CDS encoding MBOAT family O-acyltransferase, which codes for MIFHSLDFVVFFVVVVALYWRLPARGQNVLLLIASYVFYGYVHPWFLSLIASSTVVDYLSARGMERWPSRRRLFMGVSIVSNFGMLGFFKYFNFFADNLAAVIDALGLHVSVPVLRVVLPVGISFYTFQAMSYTVDVFRGELRARRSLLDVAVFISFFPHLVAGPIQRASYLLPQVEGERRFSPAAAASGFYLIVWGFFKKLVIADNVGVIANKVFALNDPSFEILWAGVFAFAIQIYADFSAYTDLARGTSRWLGFELTENFDHPYLARTPADFWRRWNISLSTWFRDYVYIPLGGSRARGAVWIRNVMVTFLLSGLWHGASWNYVLWGGYHGLLLVATRAHQILRPPNSAARTRFGSIGPVFQWLGMFALTLVGWLLFRETEWPAIVRDLRLVPWHSAPKDRQVGLYLFLLAFGYSIPLWAQSVWVELHRGRHPLDSDRWSSDVVRALACGAAFAAILVLRSRTSLDFIYFQF